Proteins from a single region of Antechinus flavipes isolate AdamAnt ecotype Samford, QLD, Australia chromosome 2, AdamAnt_v2, whole genome shotgun sequence:
- the C2H2orf74 gene encoding uncharacterized protein C2orf74 homolog, with translation MFFEILGICVLITLLMCVIFLLILIVILSYQSAQKRKRPFLRNMKLTHKKLQMKRPLSPTQDRSIFILQCADENNLVKPGILMQRSDSEQAVVMPPDNAEAREEKSKIMGVSKPKWDASPSKKENSKMSEKENSISNPLSTENNRRPIKGVTFSQEVIVVDLGKDNDKPHYYTREHKDKK, from the exons ATGTTCTTTGAAATCCTAGGAATCTGTGTCCTCATTACTCTCCTGATGTGTGTCatattccttctcattttaatAGTGATTTTATCATACCAAAG tGCTCAAAAGAGGAAGAGACCTTTTTTAAGGAATATGAAGCTAACTCATAAAAAGTTGCAGATGAAAAGACCTTTATCTCCCACACAGGACAG ATCCATCTTTATACTGCAGTGTGCAGATGAGAACAATCTTGTGAAACCTGGCATTCTGATGCAAAGATCGGACAGTGAACAAGCAGTGGTTATGCCACCGGATAATGCAGAAGCCAGGGAGGAAAAAAGCAAGATTATGGGCGTCAGTAAGCCCAAGTGGGATGCCAGCCCTTCTAAGAAAGAG AATTCCAagatgtcagaaaaagaaaactccatcTCTAACCCTTTATCAACTGAGAACAACAGAAGACCAATAAAAGGAGTGACATTTTCTCAAGAGGTCATTGTTGTGGATCTTGGGAAAGACAATGATAAACCTCATTATTATACCAGAgaacataaagataaaaaataa